In a single window of the Niabella ginsenosidivorans genome:
- a CDS encoding TolC family protein produces MAQKIVRALLFCCYCLPFSGNAQTDTTLAGLPQTWTLQQCIDYAKQHNIEVNTLRLAEKTDQQNILLARAAKYPNLTGATTQSFTNSQNANPVIGGFQTQSSFASNYSLNSSVTIYNGGYINNNIKQSEAQWKADQFNTAAMENSIILQITQAYLSILLAKENIIYLQDLLSTSQAQLKQGAIQYKAGSISRLNFVGLESQVATDQYNVTTARNTVRQNTLVLKQLLQLPSGYELQIIQPDTVATAPKVVETLDAVQQQAHDTRPEIKNSQLGIDIANYSLEKARAGLRPTLTGSGALSTGYSDNQSSAYIQQLDNNFYQRIGITLSIPIFNNRIGRTNVENAKIAIDQAKLNLKNTETTLSQQVEQAYINVLNAQAQYDAAVTQLNTNRETYQISGEQLRLGAITSVDYLLQKNLYIQALQQYIQAKYNALIGVKVYDFYKGTPVTID; encoded by the coding sequence ATGGCCCAAAAGATAGTAAGAGCGCTGCTTTTTTGTTGCTATTGTTTGCCATTTAGCGGAAATGCTCAAACAGATACAACATTGGCAGGCTTACCTCAAACCTGGACCCTGCAACAATGTATTGACTACGCAAAACAGCATAATATTGAGGTAAACACCCTCCGGCTGGCTGAAAAAACGGATCAGCAGAACATCCTTCTGGCCAGGGCAGCAAAATATCCCAATCTTACGGGTGCCACCACCCAGTCATTTACCAATAGCCAGAATGCCAACCCTGTTATCGGCGGTTTCCAGACCCAATCCAGCTTTGCAAGCAATTACTCCCTCAATTCATCGGTTACCATTTACAATGGCGGTTATATCAACAATAACATTAAGCAAAGCGAAGCCCAGTGGAAAGCTGATCAGTTCAATACGGCTGCTATGGAAAACAGCATTATATTGCAGATCACACAGGCGTACCTGTCTATCCTGCTGGCTAAGGAGAACATCATCTACCTGCAGGACCTGCTTAGCACATCCCAGGCGCAGCTGAAACAGGGTGCAATTCAATACAAGGCGGGAAGCATTTCCCGGTTAAATTTTGTTGGCCTGGAATCGCAGGTGGCAACAGACCAGTACAATGTTACTACGGCCCGGAATACTGTGCGACAGAACACTCTTGTGCTGAAACAACTGCTGCAGTTGCCTTCCGGCTATGAACTGCAGATCATTCAGCCGGACACCGTTGCCACAGCCCCTAAAGTAGTGGAAACGCTTGACGCGGTACAGCAGCAGGCGCATGATACCCGGCCCGAAATAAAAAACAGCCAGCTCGGTATTGATATTGCCAACTATAGCCTGGAAAAAGCAAGGGCAGGTTTGCGGCCCACGCTTACCGGCAGCGGCGCTCTTTCAACCGGTTATTCAGACAACCAGTCATCCGCATACATACAACAGCTGGACAATAACTTTTACCAGCGAATCGGCATCACCTTATCCATTCCCATCTTTAATAACCGTATCGGGCGTACCAATGTAGAAAATGCTAAAATAGCCATTGACCAGGCAAAGCTGAATCTTAAAAATACGGAAACCACATTATCACAGCAGGTAGAGCAGGCCTATATTAATGTGCTGAATGCACAGGCGCAATATGATGCAGCCGTAACACAGTTAAATACCAACCGGGAAACCTACCAGATCTCCGGCGAGCAACTGCGTTTAGGGGCTATTACTTCTGTTGATTACCTGCTTCAGAAAAACCTTTACATACAGGCGTTGCAGCAATACATACAGGCAAAGTATAATGCGCTGATCGGCGTAAAAGTATATGACTTTTATAAAGGAACGCCCGTAACAATTGATTAA
- a CDS encoding efflux RND transporter periplasmic adaptor subunit gives MKRNKRMIIILLVLVLIAAAIWYFRFRKEENTLTLTIEKPHYGYIGTSVMATGTVQPVDTVVIGSQVSGTIKKIFADFNSVVKKGQLLAQIDPSLFIAQVQQQNATLQQAKNNLVYEQANYNRQNELYKAGAISKAELETAQNAYKVAQDQVNGAAAQLTSAQKNLSFTNIYSPIDGTVMSRAVSEGQTVASSFNTPTLFSIAKDLTKMQVRAAVDEADIGNVKVGERVTFTVDAFPNDVFNGTVQEIRLQPTVSSNVVTYTTIINAPNDNLKLKPGMTANINIYTEELDKALLIPAAALKYTPDAATAKQFKVAPYTPMGKGNTAGNKPAGSSGDSTRRKTDSTGNPVKHGVVWLKRGDSLVHKWIETGLTDDINVQVVKGLTENDEVVTAQQVESKGTSASASSGDRSPFMPQRRGGSRSGGSSNRSGGGPPPR, from the coding sequence ATGAAACGGAATAAACGAATGATCATTATACTTCTGGTGCTGGTACTGATTGCTGCCGCAATATGGTATTTCCGCTTCAGGAAAGAGGAAAATACGCTTACCCTTACTATTGAAAAGCCGCACTATGGGTATATTGGCACCAGCGTAATGGCTACGGGAACGGTACAGCCGGTAGATACCGTTGTGATCGGCTCCCAGGTATCCGGGACCATTAAAAAGATATTTGCAGACTTTAACTCTGTGGTAAAGAAGGGGCAGTTATTAGCCCAGATAGACCCTTCCCTTTTCATCGCCCAGGTACAGCAGCAGAATGCCACCCTGCAACAGGCCAAAAACAACCTGGTTTATGAACAGGCAAATTATAACCGGCAGAATGAATTATATAAGGCCGGTGCCATCAGCAAAGCAGAGCTGGAAACAGCACAGAACGCCTATAAGGTGGCGCAGGACCAGGTGAACGGGGCAGCAGCGCAGCTGACCTCGGCCCAGAAAAACCTGTCCTTTACCAATATTTATTCCCCGATAGACGGAACCGTAATGTCAAGAGCAGTGAGCGAAGGGCAAACGGTTGCGTCCAGCTTTAATACACCCACCCTGTTCAGCATTGCCAAGGATCTTACCAAAATGCAGGTGCGTGCCGCAGTTGATGAGGCAGATATCGGAAATGTAAAAGTTGGCGAGCGCGTTACCTTTACTGTAGACGCCTTTCCGAACGATGTATTCAATGGAACAGTACAGGAGATCCGTTTACAGCCAACCGTATCATCCAATGTGGTCACCTATACTACTATTATCAATGCGCCTAATGATAACCTGAAGCTAAAGCCTGGTATGACGGCTAATATCAATATCTATACCGAAGAGCTGGATAAGGCCCTGCTGATACCGGCAGCTGCCTTAAAATATACTCCTGATGCAGCTACTGCAAAACAATTTAAAGTAGCGCCCTATACTCCTATGGGCAAGGGCAATACGGCGGGCAATAAACCGGCAGGCAGTTCCGGGGATTCAACAAGAAGGAAAACAGATTCAACCGGGAACCCTGTTAAACACGGAGTCGTATGGCTGAAACGGGGTGATTCACTGGTGCATAAATGGATTGAAACAGGGCTCACTGATGATATTAATGTTCAGGTAGTAAAAGGGCTCACAGAAAACGATGAAGTAGTAACGGCACAACAGGTTGAAAGCAAAGGTACCTCCGCAAGCGCTTCTTCAGGCGACAGAAGTCCTTTTATGCCGCAAAGAAGAGGGGGCAGCAGAAGTGGCGGCAGCAGCAACAGGTCCGGCGGCGGGCCTCCGCCACGATAA
- a CDS encoding ABC transporter ATP-binding protein: MDKKILDISELKREFRMGVEVVHALKGISFDVKEGEFLTIMGSSGSGKTTLLNILGCLDKPTDGTYLLDGVDVKSLSRDELAKLRNHKIGFVFQAYNLLPRTSALENVELPLMYNSGISAKERRERAIQALEAVRLEERLDHMPNQLSGGQQQRVAIARALVNQPVMILADEATGNLDSKTSYEIMALMQDLNTQGKTIVFVTHEPDIAAFSSRTIMLRDGRIMKDYFNENKKSAKEMLAAMPATDDY, from the coding sequence ATGGATAAAAAAATATTGGACATCAGCGAGCTGAAACGTGAATTCCGGATGGGCGTGGAAGTAGTGCATGCGCTTAAAGGCATTTCCTTTGACGTGAAGGAGGGCGAATTCCTGACCATTATGGGAAGCAGTGGTTCCGGCAAAACGACCCTTTTAAACATCCTGGGTTGCCTGGACAAGCCTACGGACGGAACTTATTTACTGGATGGCGTTGATGTAAAAAGCCTTTCCAGGGATGAGCTGGCAAAACTCCGTAATCACAAAATAGGTTTTGTTTTTCAGGCGTACAACCTGCTGCCCCGGACCTCCGCATTGGAAAATGTGGAGTTGCCCCTGATGTATAATTCCGGCATCTCGGCAAAAGAAAGAAGAGAACGTGCCATTCAGGCACTGGAAGCCGTACGGCTGGAAGAGCGGCTGGATCATATGCCCAACCAGCTTTCAGGGGGCCAGCAGCAGCGCGTGGCCATAGCACGTGCGCTTGTTAACCAGCCGGTAATGATCCTTGCAGACGAGGCTACAGGCAACCTGGATTCAAAAACTTCCTATGAAATTATGGCGCTGATGCAGGATCTGAACACACAGGGTAAAACCATTGTATTTGTTACGCACGAGCCGGATATTGCGGCATTTAGCAGCAGAACCATTATGCTGCGCGATGGCAGGATTATGAAGGATTACTTCAATGAAAACAAAAAATCGGCAAAAGAGATGCTGGCAGCAATGCCTGCAACAGACGATTATTAA